The Granulicella sibirica genome has a segment encoding these proteins:
- a CDS encoding chlorite dismutase family protein — MAEINPVATASAVATPPAPGRPASSYGAAPHDPSKPAVKRQIVCFSFYKVMPEWRRLPAEEKAAHKAAFVEVLKRWNKPGEFLSLTYSTIGTRGDVDFCVWSIGYAVDELNKMRSELMGTPLGGYLSSPHNFLAMTKRSQYQIDRPDESEGEGRGAIRPGGQKYIFIYPFWKTRPWYLLSAAERKRLMDEHIRIGLLYPRVKLNTTYSFGIDDQEFVVAFETNFPEDFLDLVQQLRETEISLYTLQDTPIFSCVRLQPAEMLDRLG; from the coding sequence ATGGCAGAAATTAACCCCGTCGCAACCGCCTCCGCCGTCGCTACCCCTCCCGCCCCCGGTCGCCCGGCGAGCAGCTACGGCGCGGCCCCGCATGATCCTTCAAAGCCGGCAGTGAAGCGGCAGATCGTGTGCTTCAGCTTCTATAAGGTGATGCCGGAGTGGCGTCGTCTGCCGGCGGAGGAGAAGGCAGCGCACAAAGCTGCTTTCGTCGAGGTGTTGAAGCGCTGGAATAAGCCCGGCGAGTTTCTTTCGCTGACGTATTCGACGATCGGGACGCGGGGCGACGTGGATTTCTGCGTGTGGTCGATCGGATATGCGGTCGATGAGCTGAACAAGATGCGTTCTGAGCTGATGGGCACGCCGCTCGGCGGATATCTGTCCTCGCCGCATAACTTCCTGGCGATGACCAAGAGATCGCAGTACCAGATCGATCGGCCGGATGAGAGTGAAGGCGAGGGGCGTGGCGCGATCCGGCCGGGCGGGCAGAAGTACATCTTCATCTATCCGTTCTGGAAGACGCGGCCGTGGTACCTGCTGTCGGCGGCGGAGCGGAAGAGGTTGATGGATGAGCACATCCGGATTGGGCTGCTGTATCCGCGGGTGAAGCTGAATACCACTTACTCGTTCGGGATCGACGACCAGGAGTTCGTGGTGGCGTTCGAGACGAACTTTCCCGAGGACTTTCTTGATCTCGTGCAGCAGCTTCGGGAGACGGAGATCAGCCTGTACACGCTGCAGGATACGCCGATCTTCTCGTGCGTGAGGCTGCAGCCGGCGGAGATGCTGGACCGGCTGGGCTAA
- a CDS encoding leucyl aminopeptidase — MITKLLFEDAAAFETPLLAVFAVDSATGKDAAASVTLLTGSEAIKGAAAKVLASGEFKAGVCETVLLHAPAGVKAERLLVIGLGKAAKLTLDEVRKGGGTAVRFCKPRGLRDVAVAFPAETSLAGGLVARVLAEGAELADPDYDTYKSDRKDQSVSSVTVLAAAEDAALTTGFSEGLAIASGQNFTRWLVNEPGNVLTPTEFGKRATAMCAEAGLTCEVYSTEKLHELKMGAFWAVSQGSAEPPALIVMTYEPSEAPGEGSPVLGLVGKGITFDTGGISIKPGDGMEKMKYDMAGAGAMIGAMKAIAALKPKVKVISVICSAENMPDGKAYKPGDVLTAMSGKTIEIINTDAEGRLVLADGLHYAKTLGCTHLINAATLTGAVAIALGKINVGVFSNDEAAWQAFMSGVGTTGEKFWRLPCTDDYRDQIKSAIADIMNTGGSRYGGAITAAMFLKEFVGDTPWIHLDIAGCAWLDDAKPWIAKGPSGVAVRSLVEWVRGY; from the coding sequence ATGATCACGAAGCTTCTCTTTGAGGATGCAGCCGCGTTTGAGACGCCGCTGCTTGCAGTTTTTGCCGTCGATTCGGCTACGGGCAAGGATGCTGCTGCGTCAGTCACGCTGCTAACGGGTTCAGAGGCGATCAAGGGCGCGGCTGCTAAGGTGCTCGCTTCCGGTGAGTTCAAGGCTGGAGTGTGCGAGACGGTTTTGCTGCATGCGCCGGCCGGAGTGAAGGCTGAGCGGCTCCTGGTGATCGGGCTGGGTAAGGCTGCGAAGCTCACGCTCGATGAGGTTCGCAAGGGTGGCGGGACGGCGGTTCGTTTCTGCAAGCCTCGTGGGCTGCGGGATGTGGCGGTTGCGTTTCCGGCGGAGACCTCGCTTGCGGGCGGGCTGGTGGCACGGGTGCTGGCCGAAGGGGCGGAGCTGGCGGATCCGGACTATGACACCTATAAGAGTGACCGAAAGGATCAGAGCGTAAGCTCGGTCACCGTGCTGGCTGCGGCGGAGGATGCTGCTCTGACGACGGGCTTCAGCGAGGGGTTGGCGATTGCCTCGGGGCAGAACTTTACCCGGTGGCTGGTGAACGAGCCGGGCAACGTGCTGACTCCGACGGAGTTCGGAAAGCGCGCTACAGCGATGTGTGCCGAGGCTGGGCTGACGTGTGAGGTTTACTCGACAGAGAAGCTGCACGAGTTGAAGATGGGGGCTTTCTGGGCGGTGTCACAGGGGTCGGCGGAGCCTCCGGCGCTGATCGTGATGACGTATGAGCCTTCCGAGGCACCGGGCGAAGGATCGCCGGTGCTCGGGCTTGTCGGGAAAGGCATTACGTTCGATACGGGCGGGATCTCGATCAAGCCAGGCGACGGCATGGAGAAGATGAAGTACGACATGGCGGGGGCGGGAGCCATGATCGGGGCGATGAAAGCGATCGCGGCGCTTAAGCCGAAGGTGAAGGTGATCAGCGTGATCTGCTCGGCGGAAAACATGCCGGATGGGAAGGCGTATAAGCCGGGAGATGTCCTCACCGCGATGTCAGGCAAGACGATCGAGATCATCAATACCGATGCCGAGGGGCGGCTTGTGTTGGCGGATGGACTGCACTACGCCAAGACGCTTGGGTGTACGCATTTGATCAACGCGGCTACTTTGACGGGGGCGGTGGCGATTGCGCTGGGCAAGATCAATGTCGGGGTGTTCTCGAACGACGAAGCTGCTTGGCAAGCGTTTATGAGTGGGGTTGGGACGACCGGGGAGAAGTTCTGGCGGCTTCCCTGCACCGATGATTACCGGGACCAGATCAAGAGCGCTATCGCCGACATTATGAATACCGGGGGGTCGCGGTATGGCGGGGCGATTACCGCGGCTATGTTCCTGAAGGAGTTTGTCGGGGATACACCCTGGATCCACCTGGATATTGCGGGGTGTGCGTGGCTGGATGACGCTAAGCCGTGGATCGCCAAGGGGCCTAGCGGGGTGGCGGTGAGATCGCTGGTGGAGTGGGTTCGGGGGTATTAG
- the smpB gene encoding SsrA-binding protein SmpB, with product MPRSLSNPTVANQPKPVVKEKDRDPVAAGKRDAAFNRSASFNYFLTDKFEAGISLRGTEVKSIREGKANLKDAYGLLKDGECFLLNAHIGPFSHGNAMNHEALRTRKLLLHKQEVRKLEGMTKQKGFTLIPVRLYFRNGRVKCELALAKGKQEWDKRATERKREADSEAKAAVARSQRR from the coding sequence ATGCCGCGCTCCCTTTCCAATCCGACCGTTGCGAACCAGCCTAAACCCGTGGTGAAGGAGAAGGATCGCGACCCCGTGGCGGCGGGCAAACGGGATGCGGCGTTCAACCGGTCGGCCAGCTTCAACTACTTTTTGACCGACAAGTTCGAGGCGGGGATTTCGCTCCGCGGGACCGAGGTGAAGTCCATCCGGGAGGGCAAGGCCAACCTGAAGGACGCGTATGGGCTGTTGAAAGACGGGGAGTGCTTTCTACTGAATGCGCACATCGGACCGTTCTCTCATGGCAATGCGATGAATCATGAAGCGCTTCGCACCCGGAAGCTTTTGCTGCATAAACAAGAGGTCCGGAAGCTCGAAGGTATGACGAAGCAGAAGGGATTTACGCTCATCCCGGTGCGACTTTATTTCCGGAACGGGCGGGTGAAATGCGAACTTGCGCTGGCTAAAGGCAAGCAGGAATGGGACAAGCGCGCGACCGAGAGGAAGCGTGAGGCGGACTCGGAAGCCAAGGCCGCTGTCGCTCGCAGCCAGAGGCGTTAG
- a CDS encoding DedA family protein gives MSEKLVAVLIGLISAGGYFSVMLLMALQSACIPIPSEVIMPLAGYALAHSQADLILLATLASLASNIGSIPAYWIGAKGGRPMVERFGGYVLLSRRDLDLCEHFFSKYGSITVLIGRMLPIVRTFIALPAGIAKMNQFRFHLYTFIGSWPWCYALAYVGMRLGAQWDTNPKFKAVFQKFHLGVEVLLVIGIIWFISSHWKNRIRAGEPA, from the coding sequence ATGTCTGAAAAACTTGTTGCGGTCCTCATAGGCCTGATCTCCGCCGGCGGCTACTTCAGCGTCATGCTCCTCATGGCGCTCCAGTCCGCCTGCATCCCCATCCCGTCCGAGGTCATCATGCCCCTCGCGGGCTACGCCCTCGCCCACAGCCAGGCCGATCTCATTCTTCTCGCGACGCTCGCCTCCCTGGCAAGCAACATCGGCTCCATCCCCGCTTACTGGATCGGCGCGAAGGGTGGCCGTCCCATGGTCGAGCGCTTCGGTGGCTACGTCCTCCTCAGCCGCCGCGACCTCGATCTCTGCGAGCACTTCTTCTCCAAGTACGGCTCCATCACCGTCCTCATCGGGCGCATGCTTCCCATCGTCCGCACCTTCATCGCCCTGCCCGCCGGCATCGCGAAGATGAACCAGTTCCGCTTCCACCTCTACACCTTCATCGGTTCCTGGCCCTGGTGCTACGCCCTCGCCTACGTCGGCATGCGGCTCGGCGCGCAGTGGGACACGAACCCGAAGTTCAAGGCCGTCTTCCAGAAGTTCCACCTCGGCGTCGAAGTCCTGTTGGTCATCGGCATCATCTGGTTCATCTCCTCCCACTGGAAGAACCGCATCCGCGCCGGCGAACCCGCCTAG
- the nth gene encoding endonuclease III, with product MREAAAGGDAGPAGLTVAPGKKAAKSAKKVITPLRPVPKSPEGAAARAIAATEPVAPKKRPGRTARPTSPERVAAILDALRKTYPGVVCALNHHNAWELTVATILSAQCTDVRVNIVTPDLFRAFPTPAAMAKATLPELEELIRTTGFYRNKAKSILGAAKLVSGEYGGEIPQTMEEMLRIPGVARKTANVVLGSWFGIASGVVVDTHVLRLSRRLELTKESTPEKIEKDLEKILPKDRWIAFSHELIHHGRQICIARKPRCADCTLETLCNSIEKTWSSH from the coding sequence GTGCGTGAGGCTGCAGCCGGCGGAGATGCTGGACCGGCTGGGCTAACCGTGGCTCCGGGGAAGAAGGCTGCTAAAAGCGCGAAGAAAGTAATCACTCCGCTTCGGCCGGTTCCGAAGTCACCGGAGGGGGCGGCTGCGCGGGCGATTGCGGCGACGGAGCCGGTGGCTCCAAAGAAGCGGCCTGGGCGGACCGCTAGGCCGACCTCGCCGGAGCGGGTGGCGGCGATTCTCGATGCGCTGCGGAAGACGTATCCGGGAGTGGTGTGTGCGCTGAATCACCACAATGCGTGGGAGCTTACGGTTGCCACGATTCTTTCGGCGCAGTGTACGGATGTGCGGGTGAACATTGTGACGCCCGATCTGTTTCGGGCATTTCCGACCCCAGCGGCGATGGCGAAGGCGACGCTGCCGGAGTTAGAGGAGCTGATCCGAACGACGGGGTTCTATCGGAACAAGGCGAAGTCGATCCTGGGTGCGGCGAAGCTTGTCTCGGGCGAGTATGGCGGGGAGATTCCGCAGACGATGGAGGAGATGCTGCGCATCCCCGGCGTCGCGCGGAAGACGGCGAATGTGGTGCTGGGGTCGTGGTTCGGGATCGCTTCGGGGGTGGTGGTTGATACGCATGTGCTGCGGCTCTCGCGGCGGCTGGAGCTGACAAAAGAGAGCACGCCGGAGAAGATCGAGAAGGATCTGGAGAAGATCCTGCCGAAGGACCGGTGGATCGCTTTCTCGCATGAACTGATCCATCATGGGCGGCAGATTTGTATTGCGCGGAAGCCACGGTGCGCGGATTGCACGCTGGAGACGCTTTGCAATTCTATTGAGAAGACCTGGAGTTCGCACTAG